The sequence below is a genomic window from Escherichia marmotae.
ACCTGGCACTGCGCGAACTGGGTATCGTACTGTTCCTTTCAGTTGTTGGTCTGAAATCCGGCGGCGATTTTATCCATACATTGGTTAATGGCGAAGGGCTAAGTTGGATAGGCTATGGTGCATTGATTACCGCGATTCCGCTGATCACAGCCGGCATTCTGGCGCGGATGTTAGCCAAAATGAATTATCTCACTATGTGTGGGATGTTGGCGGGTTCAATGACCGATCCACCGGCGCTGGCGTTTGCCAATAATCTTCATCCAACCAGTGGTGCAGCGGCTCTCTCTTACGCCACGGTGTATCCATTAGTCATGTTTCTGCGCATCATCACACCACAGTTACTTGCGGTGCTTTTCTGGGGCATAGGTTAACCCTTTTCCGGGTGGAGTCGCCGTAAATGGTACTCCACCCGGTATTCACAGGCGTTTCTGAACATTACTGAGTTACTTAAACCAGTGAACCACCGGTCAGGAAAGAAAAGATCAGGAATATCAGCACAATTCCACAGATGATGCCGATACCAAAAAGCAAGGTATGGAAAGCCAGCGTCCCACTACCAAAAAACAGTGCACCGCGAATGCTCCAGCGATTTTCTTTACGCATACCGGCAACAAACGCGCAGAGTAGCGCGGCAATGGCCAGGGCGATACCGCCGTGATCGAGGATTTTATCGACATCAACGTCCTCTTTTTTCTGCGTCGTGGTGATTTTTTCGCCTTTTATTCCGGCGAGAAGACCTCTTTTAATTTCCGCCGTTTTTTCTGCAATAACGCTTTCCAGCGTTGGCGGCGGCGTGGAAAAAGGGCCGAATGAAAAGTGGATAATGCCCATTATTAAAGCGATAGCACCGAACAGCATACCCAGTGAACTGATTTTAT
It includes:
- the yidI gene encoding protein YidI gives rise to the protein MGIIAQNKISSLGMLFGAIALIMGIIHFSFGPFSTPPPTLESVIAEKTAEIKRGLLAGIKGEKITTTQKKEDVDVDKILDHGGIALAIAALLCAFVAGMRKENRWSIRGALFFGSGTLAFHTLLFGIGIICGIVLIFLIFSFLTGGSLV